One segment of Heteronotia binoei isolate CCM8104 ecotype False Entrance Well chromosome 18, APGP_CSIRO_Hbin_v1, whole genome shotgun sequence DNA contains the following:
- the LOC132587012 gene encoding draxin-like, with product MAPSPAFSAPIFVFCLLTLSPTDSLEPAPVVSRLPEVTNSFQNQDPWASQPRAMTHHHRHSLLRQEWAHRGMPGQARVSGEASLRHPGRSGSMERPASLRQKDVFLGFTFPYPEQENHSPGLERGKKHNRELRRHSRRDRLKQHRGKGPDRGPSALYKKPENFEEQFQALQTEGSSTGLVPTSLLSSTSNTSTEKPPAPQATSPRPRVRARQEGDVMPTLDMTLFDWTDYEDLRPDMWPLSQKKEKQRSQAGGNETTPTEGEPCDHHLDCLPGCCCDLREHLCKPHNRGLNNKCYDDCMCAEGLRCYAKFHRNRRVTRRKGRCVEPEYTDGDQGSFINV from the exons ATGgccccttcccctgccttttcGGCCCCCATCTTTGTCTTCTGCCTGCTGACTCTCAGCCCCACGGACTCCCTCGAGCCGGCCCCTGTGGTCTCCAGACTCCCAGAGGTCACCAACAGCTTCCAGAACCAGGATCCGTGGGCCTCTCAGCCACGAGCCATGACCCATCACCACAGACACAGCCTCCTGAGGCAGGAGTGGGCCCACCGGGGGATGCCGGGCCAGGCCAGAGTCTCCGGGGAGGCCAGCCTGCGGCACCCGGGCAGGTCTGGATCGATGGAGCGGCCCGCCAGCCTCCGGCAGAAGGACGTTTTCTTGGGCTTCACCTTTCCCTATCCGGAGCAGGAGAACCACTCCCCAGGGTTGGAAAGAGGGAAGAAGCACAACCGGGAGCTCCGAAGACACAGCCGCAGGGACCGGCTGAAGCAGCACCGAG GCAAAGGTCCTGATCGGGGCCCAAGCGCGCTGTATAAAAAGCCTGAaaactttgaggagcaatttcagGCACTCCAGACGGAAGGTTCCTCTACAGGATTGGTGCCCACCTCCCTTCTCAGCTCCACATCAAATACTTCAACCGAGAAGCCCCCCGCTCCCCAAGCTACGTCCCCCCGTCCTCGGGTCCGTGCCAGGCAAGAGGGGGACGTGATGCCCACCCTGGACATGACTCTCTTCGACTGGACGGATTACGAAGACCTCCGGCCAGATATGTGGCCCTTGTCCCAGAAGAAAG agAAACAGCGGAGTCAGGCTGGTGGGAATGAAACCACCCCCACTGAAGGGGAGCCCTGCGACCACCATCTCGACTGCCTCCCAG GCTGCTGCTGCGACTTGAGGGAGCATCTCTGCAAGCCCCACAACCGTGGCCTGAACAACAAATGTTATGATGATTGCATGTGCGCAGAAG GTCTGCGCTGCTATGCCAAATTCCACCGCAACCGGAGGGTGACCAGGCGAAAAGGCCGCTGTGTGGAGCCAGAGTACACCGATGGAGATCAAGGATCATTTATTAATGTCTAG